A section of the Clostridium sp. TW13 genome encodes:
- a CDS encoding PLP-dependent cysteine synthase family protein: MKYINDIRELIGNTPLIKLNNIGVKEGVNVFAKLECFNPGGSVKDRIGVSMIEGAEKKGKLKKAYTIIEATAGNTGLGIAMAAINKGYNVIFVVPTKFSMEKQKLMKALGATIINTPREEGMLGAVKVTEELLKTVENSISLEQFQNLDNPRVHYEQTGPEIYEALEGQIDYFVAGAGSGGTYTGIAKYLKERNSNIRGILADPAGSTMGGGVAGCYNIEGIGNDFIPTTMDMNLVDEVIKVDDEGAFKNIRLLASKEGLIVGSSSGAALQAVLKLAERIDNGNIVTVFPDRGDRYISKGIFD, translated from the coding sequence ATGAAATATATAAATGATATACGTGAGCTTATAGGAAATACTCCATTAATAAAATTGAATAATATAGGAGTGAAAGAAGGGGTCAACGTATTTGCTAAGCTTGAATGTTTTAACCCGGGAGGAAGTGTTAAAGATAGAATTGGAGTTTCAATGATTGAAGGCGCTGAAAAGAAAGGAAAATTGAAGAAAGCTTATACAATAATTGAAGCAACAGCAGGCAATACAGGATTAGGGATTGCCATGGCTGCTATAAATAAAGGTTATAATGTTATATTTGTAGTTCCTACTAAGTTTTCTATGGAGAAACAAAAGTTAATGAAGGCTTTAGGGGCAACAATAATAAACACACCTAGAGAAGAAGGAATGTTAGGGGCTGTAAAAGTCACTGAAGAATTGCTAAAGACTGTTGAGAATAGCATAAGCTTAGAGCAATTTCAGAACTTAGATAATCCAAGAGTTCATTATGAGCAGACAGGACCAGAAATATATGAAGCTTTGGAGGGGCAAATTGATTATTTTGTAGCTGGTGCAGGTAGTGGGGGAACTTATACTGGAATAGCAAAATATTTAAAAGAAAGAAACAGTAATATAAGAGGAATTTTAGCTGATCCAGCTGGCTCTACCATGGGGGGAGGAGTAGCAGGCTGCTACAATATAGAAGGCATAGGCAATGATTTTATACCAACAACTATGGATATGAATTTAGTTGATGAGGTTATAAAGGTTGATGATGAGGGGGCTTTTAAAAATATAAGACTTTTGGCATCAAAAGAGGGGTTAATTGTAGGTTCATCTTCAGGAGCTGCATTACAAGCTGTATTAAAACTAGCTGAGAGAATAGATAATGGCAATATAGTAACTGTATTTCCAGACAGGGGAGATAGGTATATAAGTAAGGGAATATTTGATTAA
- a CDS encoding response regulator: protein MYKILIVDDEAIIRKGLKTIVDWDKLQCNVCGEACDGIEAIEMVKTYMPDMIIIDIRMPGMNGIDAIKYIKDIDKKCKIIILSGYRDFEYMQSAIKLGAFDYILKPSKVVDIVNVVQRAINQIEEEKKKENEVDTLRKNAEDSTVALRQKLLYDLLLNATSQTGSIADELKLCNLNIENYRVVAIEISNLDNECTSFRLQGISDLFYDTFKKHCDVFSVKISYNKFVYIISSSDKDILMQETEGKLNELIKSINEYYNFKISAGISDHGQDLFRLSVYFKQAVKYLGPKSEYNQCLDINKDEISEKRETPDKAIFMPLVIKNTVDYLNKNYKNNITLNEMAEYNNISSFYLSRLFAKETGKNFVDYLNEIRIEKAKALLKENNYKYYEIADMVGIKDAHYFSKIFKKYTGLTPSDYKNTYVQ from the coding sequence ATGTATAAAATATTAATTGTTGATGATGAAGCAATTATAAGAAAAGGACTCAAAACCATAGTAGACTGGGACAAGTTACAATGCAATGTTTGTGGAGAAGCTTGTGATGGAATTGAAGCTATAGAAATGGTTAAAACTTATATGCCAGATATGATTATTATTGATATAAGGATGCCAGGAATGAATGGGATTGATGCAATAAAATACATTAAAGATATAGATAAGAAATGCAAAATAATCATATTGTCAGGCTATAGAGATTTTGAATATATGCAAAGTGCCATTAAGCTTGGAGCATTTGATTATATTTTAAAGCCATCAAAAGTTGTGGATATTGTAAATGTGGTGCAAAGAGCTATTAATCAAATTGAAGAAGAAAAGAAAAAAGAAAATGAAGTGGATACATTGAGGAAAAATGCCGAAGATTCAACAGTAGCGTTAAGACAAAAATTATTGTATGATTTATTGCTTAATGCTACTTCACAAACAGGCAGTATTGCAGACGAACTCAAACTTTGTAATTTAAATATAGAGAATTATAGAGTTGTGGCAATTGAAATTAGCAATCTTGATAATGAATGTACCAGCTTTAGATTGCAAGGAATAAGTGATTTGTTTTATGACACATTTAAAAAACATTGCGATGTGTTTTCAGTTAAAATATCATATAACAAATTTGTCTACATTATAAGTAGCAGTGATAAAGATATATTGATGCAGGAAACAGAAGGAAAGTTGAATGAATTGATCAAAAGTATAAATGAATATTATAACTTTAAGATATCAGCTGGAATCAGTGATCATGGACAAGACTTATTTAGGTTGAGTGTATATTTTAAGCAAGCTGTAAAATATTTAGGACCTAAATCTGAATATAATCAGTGTTTAGACATTAATAAAGATGAAATATCAGAAAAAAGAGAAACACCAGACAAAGCTATATTTATGCCTTTGGTAATAAAGAATACAGTAGATTATTTGAACAAGAATTATAAAAATAATATTACACTTAATGAAATGGCTGAATATAATAACATTAGTTCTTTTTATCTAAGTAGATTGTTTGCTAAAGAGACTGGAAAAAATTTTGTGGATTACTTAAATGAAATTAGAATTGAAAAGGCGAAAGCTTTATTGAAAGAAAATAACTACAAATATTATGAGATAGCAGATATGGTGGGAATTAAGGATGCTCATTACTTTTCTAAGATATTCAAGAAATATACAGGGTTAACCCCTTCTGATTATAAGAATACTTATGTCCAATAA
- a CDS encoding ABC transporter permease, with protein MKKYLRIYVKFVGQYVKSLIEYKADFILGLIGFVLVQFTGVLFIQLIFNAIPNLKGWSFYEILFIYGFAQIPRGIDHIFTDNLWILSGRIVVQGQFDRYLLRPLNPLFQLLAERFQPDGFGELIIGIILLVTSATKLHISFSFISVLLLIFAVICGAFIYSALKLAVSSIAFWIKFAQSYLFMTYQLSAFAKYPIGIYPKGIRSLLTFVIPFAFTGYFPAAYFLGKENLFNGVILTFLIAIIGSIISYIIWLKGMSRYESSGS; from the coding sequence ATGAAGAAATATTTAAGAATATATGTAAAGTTTGTAGGACAATATGTGAAGTCATTAATTGAATATAAAGCAGATTTTATACTAGGATTAATAGGATTTGTTTTGGTGCAATTTACAGGAGTATTATTTATTCAATTGATATTCAATGCAATTCCTAACTTAAAAGGATGGAGCTTCTATGAGATTTTATTTATATACGGTTTTGCTCAGATACCAAGAGGGATAGATCATATATTTACAGATAATTTATGGATTTTGAGTGGAAGAATAGTGGTACAAGGACAATTTGACAGATATTTATTGAGACCTTTAAATCCACTATTTCAGTTATTAGCTGAAAGGTTTCAACCAGATGGATTTGGTGAATTAATAATAGGAATTATATTATTAGTAACTTCAGCTACAAAGTTGCATATTAGCTTTAGCTTCATTTCAGTATTATTACTGATATTTGCTGTGATTTGTGGGGCATTTATATATTCAGCCTTAAAGTTAGCAGTTTCAAGCATAGCATTTTGGATTAAGTTTGCTCAATCATATTTATTTATGACTTATCAACTAAGTGCGTTTGCTAAGTATCCTATAGGAATTTATCCCAAAGGAATAAGGTCATTATTGACCTTCGTTATTCCATTTGCTTTTACAGGATATTTTCCAGCAGCGTATTTTTTAGGAAAGGAAAACTTATTCAATGGTGTTATACTAACATTTTTAATAGCTATCATTGGAAGTATTATATCTTATATTATCTGGTTAAAGGGTATGAGTAGATATGAGAGTAGTGGAAGTTAG
- a CDS encoding sensor histidine kinase, which yields MMKNILFKKAINNYRNLSIKRKLLLLFYIQIIIPIAFIGYIFYGQTSVVIKNKSFNYSQDILKMIDMRVENFVDDMDSVTLQLLYDNNIYNFLDKDNPKDPLEQYNNSTYIRSRFRDTVLSREGIEGIYILNTKQDSVYFDNNRKGYFNPRDSLPYDYLNSRAETANGGIKWITYKIKDNPQQLYAARVIYSREDFRPIGLMVILFKNDYIESIYKGLSSETQNNIIILSEDNEVIVDSKNHNKKIIGTLENVGQQKENYFIDKDTNSLVSYVFVEKPKWKIVYSIGLNVLYKDIDELRISTIFMVLISIVILSTISRYTASDITKPIDKLVEGMKNLESNGTHSEIEVKRNDEIGYLTKTFNNMSYNIDYLLNVNYKEKLTRKEAQLKALQAQINPHFIFNTLENINWVAQLNGVDEISTTVTALANIMEASIGRGHKLIPLKEELTYVDSYIDIFKARFVDKVSIEENIDAETLEVYIPRLLIEPIVENALNHGIERVIRKGKLIITAYIDKEDLVVEVYDNGVGMTEQELEELNEKIHCNEDTGRYGDSIGLTNVDKRIKLFYGERYGLEIESKYDVFTKVKVRIAKESHSLEV from the coding sequence ATGATGAAAAATATTTTATTTAAAAAAGCTATTAATAATTATAGGAATTTATCTATAAAAAGAAAGTTATTATTACTTTTTTATATTCAAATTATTATCCCAATAGCTTTTATTGGGTATATATTTTATGGACAAACTTCTGTAGTAATAAAAAATAAATCCTTTAATTATTCACAAGATATTTTGAAGATGATAGACATGAGAGTGGAAAATTTTGTTGATGACATGGATTCAGTAACTTTACAGCTGCTTTATGACAATAACATATATAATTTCTTAGATAAAGATAATCCTAAAGACCCATTAGAGCAATACAATAATTCTACGTATATTAGGTCTCGTTTTAGGGATACAGTTTTGTCTAGGGAGGGGATAGAAGGAATTTATATTTTAAATACTAAACAAGATTCAGTCTATTTTGATAACAACAGAAAAGGATATTTTAATCCTAGAGACAGCTTACCATATGACTATTTAAATTCTAGAGCAGAAACAGCAAATGGTGGAATTAAGTGGATTACATATAAGATAAAGGATAATCCACAGCAACTGTATGCTGCTAGAGTTATATATAGTAGAGAGGATTTTAGACCTATAGGTCTTATGGTGATTTTGTTTAAAAATGACTATATAGAATCAATATATAAAGGCCTATCCTCAGAAACTCAAAATAACATTATTATATTATCTGAAGATAATGAAGTAATAGTTGATAGCAAAAATCATAATAAAAAAATTATTGGAACATTAGAAAATGTAGGTCAACAGAAAGAAAACTACTTTATAGATAAGGATACAAATTCCTTAGTATCGTATGTATTTGTAGAAAAGCCTAAATGGAAGATAGTATATTCAATTGGCCTAAATGTGTTGTATAAGGATATAGATGAATTACGAATCAGCACAATATTTATGGTTTTGATTTCTATAGTTATATTATCAACTATAAGTCGATATACTGCTAGTGACATTACAAAGCCTATAGATAAATTAGTAGAAGGAATGAAGAATTTAGAAAGTAATGGTACTCATTCGGAAATTGAAGTTAAAAGAAATGACGAGATTGGTTATTTAACTAAAACTTTTAATAATATGTCTTATAACATTGATTATTTACTTAATGTAAATTATAAAGAAAAGTTAACAAGAAAAGAAGCCCAATTGAAAGCACTTCAAGCACAGATAAATCCACATTTCATTTTTAATACATTGGAAAATATTAATTGGGTAGCACAACTAAATGGAGTAGATGAAATAAGTACCACAGTAACGGCATTGGCTAATATAATGGAGGCTAGCATAGGAAGAGGACATAAGCTTATACCGTTAAAGGAAGAATTAACGTATGTGGACAGTTATATAGATATATTTAAAGCAAGGTTTGTAGATAAAGTAAGTATTGAGGAGAATATAGATGCGGAAACATTAGAGGTATATATTCCAAGACTGTTAATAGAACCAATAGTTGAGAATGCGTTGAACCATGGAATTGAAAGGGTAATAAGAAAAGGAAAATTGATAATTACTGCGTATATTGATAAAGAGGATTTAGTGGTTGAGGTATATGATAATGGAGTTGGGATGACTGAACAAGAATTAGAGGAGCTAAATGAAAAAATACATTGCAATGAAGATACTGGAAGATATGGAGATAGTATAGGACTTACTAATGTAGATAAAAGAATAAAACTTTTCTATGGTGAAAGATACGGCTTAGAAATAGAAAGTAAATATGATGTTTTTACTAAAGTAAAAGTTAGAATAGCGAAGGAAAGCCATAGTTTGGAGGTATGA
- a CDS encoding trans-sulfuration enzyme family protein, translating into MKIESLLIHGGVDGDERTGAVNIPIYQTSTYKQPEFGVNKGYEYSRTGNPTREALEILIAELEGGIGGLAFASGMAATTAVLSLFKSGDTIIIPDNLYGGNFRVLDKVFSNFNIGYKIVNTTNIEEIVEVLENSKEKGDIKGIFIESPTNPLMDITDIELVSKIAKKYGVLTIVDNTFMTPYLQKPLELGVDIVVHSATKYLGGHSDLVAGLVAVKEKSLWDKLHFIQNSTGGVLAPFDAFLLIRGIKTLGVRMDRHEQNANEVVKYLKNNEYVEKIYYPGLEDSKGYEIQKKQARGFGGVLSFVLNERIDYKKFLGSLSIITFGESLGGVESLICHPASMTHGAIPYEIRQKVGIVDNLVRLSVGLENIEDLIKDIENALEESKK; encoded by the coding sequence ATGAAAATAGAATCGTTATTAATTCACGGTGGAGTAGATGGAGATGAAAGAACAGGAGCAGTCAATATACCAATATATCAAACGTCTACCTATAAGCAACCAGAGTTTGGAGTAAATAAAGGTTATGAATATTCAAGAACAGGAAATCCAACAAGAGAAGCTTTGGAAATACTTATAGCAGAGTTAGAAGGTGGAATTGGAGGTCTTGCATTTGCTAGTGGTATGGCAGCAACTACAGCAGTACTGTCATTATTTAAAAGTGGAGACACTATTATAATTCCAGATAATTTGTATGGTGGTAATTTTAGAGTATTGGATAAGGTGTTTAGTAACTTTAATATAGGATATAAAATTGTAAACACAACAAATATAGAGGAGATAGTAGAAGTATTAGAAAATTCAAAAGAGAAGGGTGATATAAAAGGTATTTTCATAGAGAGTCCAACCAATCCACTTATGGATATTACTGATATTGAGCTAGTTTCTAAAATAGCAAAGAAGTATGGAGTTTTAACCATAGTAGATAATACGTTTATGACGCCATATCTTCAAAAACCATTAGAGTTAGGGGTGGATATAGTTGTTCACAGTGCCACAAAATATCTAGGCGGTCACAGTGACTTGGTTGCAGGTTTAGTTGCGGTTAAAGAAAAATCACTTTGGGATAAACTTCATTTTATACAGAATTCCACAGGCGGAGTTTTAGCACCTTTTGATGCATTTTTATTAATCAGAGGAATTAAGACACTTGGAGTTAGAATGGATAGACATGAACAAAATGCAAATGAGGTAGTTAAGTATCTAAAGAATAATGAATATGTGGAAAAAATATATTATCCCGGGTTAGAAGATAGTAAGGGATATGAAATACAAAAGAAGCAGGCAAGAGGATTTGGTGGTGTTTTATCCTTTGTTTTAAATGAGAGAATAGATTATAAAAAATTCCTAGGAAGTTTAAGTATAATCACTTTTGGAGAAAGCTTAGGAGGAGTAGAATCATTGATCTGTCATCCAGCTTCAATGACTCACGGAGCAATTCCATATGAAATAAGACAAAAGGTAGGAATAGTGGACAACTTGGTACGATTATCTGTAGGACTTGAAAATATAGAAGATTTAATCAAAGATATTGAAAATGCTTTGGAGGAAAGTAAGAAATGA
- a CDS encoding class I SAM-dependent methyltransferase, whose protein sequence is MSSKQYFDNIATSWNGMRSEYFQDELSEKLIENINPESRILADLGCGTGFISLKLAQKNPDIVFAVDQSSNMLKELRKASTKLELNNLYPIRSTLTDLALFDESVDAITINMALHHVIEANKAIKEMYRVLKSSGKVIISDVYKHDGQWAKEEMFDEWLGFKEEQIEFWLEDAGFQDINIIDTGLKAKGHSSKGEYTETGIFIATAVKI, encoded by the coding sequence ATGAGTTCAAAACAATACTTTGATAATATTGCTACTAGTTGGAATGGAATGAGAAGTGAATACTTTCAAGATGAATTAAGTGAAAAACTTATTGAAAATATAAATCCTGAAAGTAGGATTTTAGCTGATCTAGGTTGTGGCACAGGATTTATTTCCTTAAAACTGGCTCAAAAAAATCCAGATATAGTTTTTGCTGTTGATCAATCTTCAAATATGTTAAAGGAACTAAGAAAGGCAAGTACAAAATTAGAATTAAATAATTTGTATCCAATAAGATCAACTCTTACAGATTTAGCTTTATTTGATGAATCTGTAGATGCAATAACTATTAACATGGCACTCCATCATGTGATTGAGGCAAACAAAGCAATTAAGGAAATGTATAGAGTTCTTAAGAGTTCTGGAAAAGTTATAATATCAGATGTGTATAAACATGATGGGCAATGGGCAAAGGAAGAAATGTTTGATGAATGGTTAGGATTTAAAGAAGAGCAAATTGAATTTTGGTTAGAAGATGCTGGATTTCAAGACATTAATATTATAGATACAGGATTAAAAGCAAAAGGTCATTCTAGTAAGGGTGAATATACTGAAACGGGAATTTTTATAGCTACAGCAGTAAAAATATAA
- a CDS encoding ABC transporter substrate-binding protein, with translation MSRKVTLSKIILSVILTIIFLIIILKLTVVNTSKENVNSEKPITEITLVTSWGGMDTHSFQLEKIISDFESKYKDIKIINKSRENDNFLFALKTDFAQGNDPDVFGLWPGTDIVKLINADKVVDLTDVLSKDKTWKNSFGENGLKYNIYDNKIYGLPVEVIYEGLFVNKDIFDSYKIKIPETYEELKTAVKKLKENGIIPIAYNSSPEGSYLYQNIIMKLGGEESVKNPFKGDKIDSVYIDAMKYMKELYDLGAFPTNAFLLDDKGRNNLFLNKKAAMIVQGSWFIGEGAVSANDRSVDLVPFPNFKDGKAAKKSIIYGIGNGNFHISKKAFDDSQKREASIKFLKYLTSIDVVKQLRDSSGSICNIKGLERGENGTLIMKGYSLVDNAEQLIGPPDSYFERTPWENVVVNKFPNVLEGKITPEEVFDKKNMELCK, from the coding sequence ATGAGCAGAAAGGTAACATTAAGCAAAATTATATTAAGTGTAATATTAACTATTATTTTTCTTATTATTATATTGAAGTTAACAGTTGTAAATACGTCAAAGGAAAATGTAAATTCTGAAAAACCAATTACTGAAATAACTTTGGTTACTAGTTGGGGAGGCATGGATACACACTCTTTCCAACTAGAAAAAATAATTTCTGACTTTGAAAGTAAATACAAAGATATAAAGATAATAAATAAATCAAGGGAAAATGATAACTTTTTGTTTGCGCTAAAAACAGATTTTGCACAAGGAAATGATCCAGATGTATTTGGTCTTTGGCCAGGCACTGATATTGTTAAATTGATAAATGCAGATAAAGTTGTAGATTTAACTGATGTATTAAGTAAAGATAAGACTTGGAAGAATAGCTTTGGAGAGAATGGTTTGAAATATAATATCTATGATAATAAAATATATGGACTTCCAGTGGAAGTAATATATGAAGGGCTATTTGTGAATAAGGATATTTTTGATAGTTACAAGATTAAAATTCCTGAAACATATGAGGAATTGAAAACTGCTGTGAAAAAATTAAAGGAAAATGGTATTATTCCTATAGCTTACAATAGTAGCCCTGAAGGAAGCTACTTATACCAAAACATTATTATGAAGCTTGGGGGGGAAGAATCAGTAAAGAATCCTTTTAAAGGGGATAAAATTGATTCTGTATATATTGATGCAATGAAATATATGAAGGAATTATATGATTTAGGAGCATTCCCAACTAATGCATTTTTGTTAGATGATAAAGGGAGAAATAATTTATTTCTTAATAAAAAAGCAGCAATGATAGTTCAGGGATCTTGGTTTATAGGTGAAGGAGCAGTTTCAGCAAACGATAGGAGTGTAGATTTGGTGCCTTTTCCTAATTTTAAAGATGGAAAGGCAGCAAAGAAATCAATAATCTATGGTATAGGTAATGGAAATTTTCATATAAGCAAAAAAGCTTTTGACGATTCTCAAAAAAGAGAGGCTTCAATTAAATTTTTAAAATATTTAACCTCAATAGATGTAGTCAAGCAATTAAGAGATTCTTCAGGCAGTATATGTAATATAAAAGGGCTTGAAAGAGGTGAAAATGGTACATTAATAATGAAGGGATATTCTTTAGTGGATAATGCAGAACAGTTAATAGGTCCTCCAGATAGTTATTTTGAGAGAACACCTTGGGAAAATGTAGTTGTAAATAAGTTTCCTAATGTGTTAGAAGGAAAAATAACCCCTGAGGAAGTATTTGACAAGAAGAATATGGAATTGTGTAAATGA
- a CDS encoding alpha-amylase family glycosyl hydrolase has product MRKIKKRLSILLCILLCVVFTAGCSSEEYKNDTSTKVPFSWRNATVYFALTDRFLDGDSSNNHSYGRELDANGKEYANYKQQPATFHGGDIKGLTQKIKDGYFTDLGVNAIWITSPFEQIHGWIGGVGFRHYPYHGYYALDYTSLDANVGTKEQFKEFVETAHKNGIRVVLDVVLNHAGYATLKDMDEYGFGKLNDGWKDYYYGDPKSAKGENDETFIDKSSKEAWAKWWGPQWVRSSKGYAGYTGEESGPDQEICLSGLPDFKTETENDPGIPALWKTKWTKEGRYDQEVNKLKNYFSTSGKKPTVSNYLVKEVSDWVREYGIDGFRCDTAKHVNLETWKALKEASTEALRDWKKANPDKKVDDSEFWMTGEVWDHGVQKDAYFDNGFDSLINFQFQKALVDIKDIDGIYSDYADKINSDTSFDMLSYISSHDTTLYNREDLINGGTGLLLVPGAAQIFYGDETARPLAFEDCAYEDQKLRGDMNWNSINKTVLSHWQKLGRFRRAHLAVGAGEHAKISDSPYTFSRIYKQGNIEDKVVCVIGANSKEKTEINVSTVFKDGTKVRDAYTGKTAKVKNGKVKFTSDKNGVILVEEEK; this is encoded by the coding sequence ATGAGGAAGATTAAAAAGAGATTAAGTATTTTATTATGTATACTTTTATGCGTGGTTTTTACAGCAGGTTGTTCTTCAGAAGAATATAAGAATGATACAAGCACTAAGGTGCCATTTTCATGGAGAAATGCAACAGTGTATTTTGCATTAACTGATAGATTTTTAGATGGAGATTCTAGCAATAATCATTCATATGGAAGAGAGCTTGATGCTAATGGCAAAGAGTATGCAAATTATAAACAACAGCCTGCTACTTTTCATGGTGGAGATATAAAAGGTTTAACTCAAAAGATAAAAGATGGATATTTTACAGACTTAGGTGTAAATGCAATTTGGATTACATCTCCTTTTGAACAGATTCATGGATGGATTGGAGGGGTTGGGTTTAGACATTATCCTTACCATGGCTATTATGCCTTAGACTATACTTCATTGGATGCTAACGTAGGAACCAAGGAACAGTTTAAAGAGTTTGTAGAAACAGCTCATAAAAATGGAATTAGAGTTGTACTAGATGTAGTACTTAATCATGCAGGATATGCAACTTTAAAAGATATGGACGAGTATGGTTTTGGAAAACTAAATGATGGATGGAAGGATTACTATTATGGAGATCCTAAAAGCGCTAAAGGTGAAAATGATGAGACATTTATTGATAAGAGCAGCAAAGAAGCTTGGGCAAAATGGTGGGGACCTCAATGGGTAAGATCATCTAAAGGTTATGCTGGATACACAGGAGAAGAAAGTGGGCCTGATCAAGAGATTTGCCTTTCAGGTTTGCCTGATTTTAAAACTGAAACAGAAAATGATCCAGGAATACCTGCACTATGGAAGACCAAATGGACAAAGGAAGGTAGATATGATCAAGAGGTAAACAAGCTAAAGAATTATTTTAGTACTTCAGGAAAGAAACCTACAGTTTCTAATTACTTAGTTAAGGAAGTGTCAGATTGGGTAAGAGAGTACGGTATTGATGGATTTAGATGTGATACAGCAAAACATGTAAATTTAGAGACATGGAAAGCTTTAAAAGAAGCGTCAACTGAAGCCTTAAGAGATTGGAAAAAAGCAAATCCAGATAAAAAGGTTGATGATTCGGAATTTTGGATGACTGGAGAGGTTTGGGACCATGGAGTTCAGAAGGATGCATACTTTGATAATGGATTTGATTCTTTGATTAATTTCCAATTCCAAAAGGCGTTAGTGGATATTAAGGATATTGATGGTATTTATAGTGACTATGCTGATAAGATAAATTCAGACACAAGTTTTGATATGCTTAGTTATATATCTTCACATGATACTACATTATATAACAGAGAAGATTTGATTAATGGTGGAACAGGTTTATTATTGGTACCAGGAGCAGCTCAAATTTTTTACGGTGATGAAACTGCAAGGCCTTTAGCGTTTGAGGATTGTGCTTATGAAGATCAAAAGCTTAGAGGGGATATGAACTGGAACTCTATAAATAAAACAGTATTATCACATTGGCAGAAACTTGGCAGATTTAGAAGAGCTCATTTAGCTGTTGGAGCAGGTGAGCATGCAAAGATTAGTGATTCACCATATACTTTCAGTAGAATTTATAAACAGGGTAATATTGAAGATAAGGTGGTATGTGTAATAGGAGCTAATTCGAAAGAAAAAACTGAGATTAATGTTTCAACTGTGTTTAAAGATGGAACTAAGGTAAGAGATGCATATACAGGTAAAACAGCTAAAGTTAAGAATGGAAAGGTTAAATTTACGTCAGATAAAAATGGAGTAATACTTGTAGAAGAAGAAAAATAA
- the alr gene encoding alanine racemase, with protein sequence MNKNLDLLHPLWAEINLDNFAFNINEIKDRVAPSQVIGVVKANAYGHGAVEISKTLLENGVTKLAVANIVEAIELRESNIDCEILLLGISLDSTIDSLLKYNIEPTISSYDFAFKLNNRAKELNKICNIHIALDTGMGRIGFRKSEESVEEISSICSMSNLNICSTFSHFSTADYKDKTYSEYQLDIYNWFQDRLKELNCSLGEKNIANSAAIIDLPKTCFDNVRPGIIQYGYYPSEEVEKENLKLKPVLTWKTKIVHLKTLEENNFVGYGKNFQTKKQSIIATIPVGYGDGYPRALSNKGYVIIHGKLAPIVGNVCMDQCMVDVTDIDGVNLNDEVIILGRDKDVKFDADDFAKITNTINYEPLCLIGRRTARVYIKNNKISTIVK encoded by the coding sequence ATGAATAAAAATTTAGATCTTTTACACCCACTTTGGGCTGAAATTAATTTAGATAATTTTGCTTTTAATATAAATGAAATAAAAGACAGAGTTGCTCCAAGTCAAGTTATTGGAGTAGTAAAGGCCAATGCTTATGGTCATGGGGCTGTTGAAATTTCCAAAACTCTTTTAGAAAATGGAGTAACAAAATTAGCTGTAGCCAATATTGTTGAAGCTATAGAACTTAGAGAAAGCAACATAGATTGTGAAATATTATTATTAGGAATTAGCTTAGATTCAACTATAGACTCTTTATTGAAATATAATATAGAGCCCACAATTTCTTCATATGATTTTGCCTTTAAACTAAATAATAGAGCTAAGGAATTAAATAAAATCTGTAACATACACATAGCTTTAGATACTGGCATGGGAAGAATTGGATTTAGAAAAAGTGAAGAAAGTGTAGAAGAAATTTCTTCAATATGTTCTATGAGTAATTTAAATATCTGCAGTACATTCTCTCACTTTTCTACAGCTGATTATAAAGATAAAACTTATTCTGAATATCAACTAGATATATATAATTGGTTCCAAGATAGACTAAAAGAACTTAATTGTTCTTTAGGTGAAAAAAACATTGCCAACAGTGCTGCAATTATAGACTTACCTAAGACTTGCTTTGATAATGTAAGACCTGGAATAATTCAATATGGATACTATCCTTCAGAGGAAGTAGAGAAAGAAAACTTAAAGCTTAAACCTGTTCTTACTTGGAAAACTAAAATTGTACATCTTAAAACCCTTGAAGAAAATAACTTCGTAGGCTACGGCAAAAACTTTCAAACAAAAAAACAAAGTATTATAGCTACCATTCCAGTAGGCTATGGAGATGGTTATCCAAGAGCTTTATCAAACAAGGGTTACGTAATTATTCACGGTAAGCTTGCTCCAATAGTAGGAAATGTGTGCATGGATCAATGTATGGTTGATGTAACTGATATAGATGGGGTTAATTTAAATGATGAGGTTATTATCTTAGGTAGAGATAAAGATGTAAAGTTTGACGCAGATGATTTTGCCAAGATAACTAACACAATAAATTATGAACCTCTTTGCCTTATAGGAAGAAGAACTGCTAGAGTTTATATAAAAAATAACAAAATTAGCACTATTGTTAAATAA